The Chthoniobacterales bacterium genomic interval TCGGCGATGGCCTTGTTCACGTTGGCCACGGCTTTGGTGACGCCTTTGCCGAGGTAGCGTGCGGCATCTCCGTCGCGGAGTTCCCATGCCTCGTGCTCGCCGGTGCTGGCGCCGCTCGGCACGATGGCGCGCCCGGTGGCGCCGCCCAGGAGAGAAACTTCTACTTCGACAGTGGGGTTGCCGCGCGAGTCGATGACTTCACGGCCACGGACGGTTTTGATCGAGGTGTTGGACATGGGAAAAGTCGGGCCGCTCGGGCGCCTGGACGGCAGAATGGGGTCGCCGGTCAGAGAATTTCAAGATTTTTGAATGCCTCGACGGAAACGATGGTGACCTCGCGGTCGCCGTGTTCGCCCGGGACACGCACGCTCTCGCCGGGCGTCTTGCCGATGAGAGCGGTGGCTGCGGCGGCGAGGTATGACACGATGTGTTTGTCCGAATTGCCGTCCCAGGCGCCGAGGATGTGCAGTTGCTCTTCCGTTCCCGTGGTGTTGTCGCGCAGGCGCACGGTCGTGCCGAGCCCGACGCGCGAGGTATCCGGGTTTTCAAAGTTGGTGCCGCGGCAGTTGGCCAGCTGCTGCTCGAGTTCCGCCTTCTGGCGCATGAGCACGCCCTGTTGCTCCTTGGCAAATTTGAATCCCGCATTTTCGCGCAGGTCGCCCTGCTCGCGCGCCACCTGGATGTCGCGGCTGTTGGCCGGGATGCGCACGTTGACGAGTTCGTCGTAATCTTTTTTGCGCCGCTCGAGGCTGGCCCACGAGACGGTGAGTATTTTGGCCGGAGCGGCGGCAGAGGGTTTTTCCTCCCCGGCTTCGAGCAGTTCCTGCAATTCGGGCCGCGCCTTGATCGCGCGGGCGAGCAGGGCCCTCTTGTCCATTTCCTCGAAGACGGGCGTGCGCATGATCTTGCGCATGAGTTCGCGTGCAGCCTCGCCGTCGGAACCCTCGATCGCGGCGGCGATGAGCGTTTTGTCGTCGGACAGGACTTTGTGGAGCTTGAGAGCGCGTTTGCTGTCCTTGATGTTTTCGCGCTCCACCACGGTGATCGCGGCGTCGAGAGTTTCGGGGCTGATCAGCGAGGCGAGGCCGTCTGCTCGCTTGGAAAGGAGCCATGCCAGCACCTCGGGATTGGCGGTGCGCTCACGGATCGAGCGGCCGAGGTATTCGCGCAGAGGTTCCAGGTGGCCTTTGTCCAAGAGCAGACGCGTGGCCTCGGCGACGACCTTGCCGTCGCCTTCCTGCAGCACGTCGATCAACAGGCGATCGGCCGCGGCGTCGCTTTGCGCGGCGCCCGCTTCGAGCGCATGCCGGATGCGTGCAGCCGGCAGGGGCGCAAGGAGTGCGGCGAGATGCGCCGGCGGATGGGCAAGAAAACTTGTGAGCGTGAGCGCGCCTTCGGGCAGCGGAATTTTGCGCCGCTCGACGATCTCGTCACGGACGCAGAGCAGGTGGATCGAATGGGCCGGAAGCCTCTTCTGGCTGTCGGCTGCAGCCTTCTCGAGCAGGCCCAGCACGCGGCTCAACTCGTCCGGCGAGCCTTCGAATTTTTCCAATCCTTTGAGCAGGGTTTCGGCGGCCGCGCCTTGGTCTTTCGGATGGCGCGCTTTCTCGAACGCATCGACGATGTCGAGGTGGGGGGAAGCCGGCCGCTCACGGATGGTCACGAATTCGTTCTTTTTCGAAGGGAGGACGAAGCGGCCGTCGTTTTTGAGCTTTCCGCGGAGGGAGGTCCACCAGCGTTTGAAAGCGTCTTTGCCGCCTTTGGGAAAAGCGCTGTCGGGAAGCAATGCGCCGAGATAGTCGCCCAAAGCTTCGAGCGTAAGGCGCGAATTGAAATCCGAGACAACGCGGTGGACGAAATCGACCGGAGACTCGAGGGCTTCTTTCCGCACTGCTTCGATGTCCGCCAGACGGCGTGCTTCCACGTGGGCATCCGCGATCGGCGTGAGGGCCGCCGCGGCAAAAGCCATTTGCATCGACTGCTTGCGTCCGCCCGAAAATTCCAGCTCCAGTTGGCCGATGAGAAAATCCGCGCCGGCCACGCGGGCGCAGCCCCAGCTTTTATGCAGGGCGAAGGCCCCGGGGGCGAGTTGTTCGAGAATGCTTGCTTGTTGCTGGGAGAGTTTTCCTTCGTTGATGGCGGCCGAGAGTTCGGAATGCATAGTGAGCAGGTGAAGTTAACTGCTCTGCCCTCGCCGGGCCATGGAAAATTTCGCCTGATCCCGTGCAATATTCGCGCCGCTCTGCTCGGGGAACGGTGCTCAATTTTCGGCGTAGGGCAACTTCGTTCCGCAGGTTCGCATTTTGTCCAGCGAGCACCGCACCGCATCGGCGAGTGTGTGACGGTCGAGAATTCCGGCGATGGCGTTCCGCACGTCGAGCATGACCATGCGCAATCCGCATGTGTTTTCGTCCGGGCAGGAACATTTTTCGTATTTGCTTTGACTGACGCAGCGGATGGGGGCGAGGGGGCCGTCGATGAGCCGGATCACTTGGCCGAAGGAGATGCTATCCATCGGTTTGGCGAGGAAGTAGCCGCCGTGCTTTCCGCGTTTGGTGCCGATGAACCCCGCCTTGCGTAGCTGCATGAGAATCTGGTCGAGAAAGCCTTTCGGCAGGTTTTCGCGCGCTACTATCTCCTGAGCGCGGAGCAAAGGGCGGCCCAGCTCGGCGGCCATGCCGAGATCGATGAGCGCCCGCAGCGCGTATTCTCCACGTTTGGAAACTTTCACCGGGGCGAGTTTAAGTCCCGCCGGAGTCCGGGCAAGCTCTCCGGCGCATTGCCAGCGGGGCCGCCAGCCGGTAAGAGAGTCCGTGATGAAAATCGTATGTGCGTATTCGGGCGGTCTCGACACGTCGGTGCTGCTGCAGTGGCTGAAGGAAACTTATTCGGCGGAGGTGATTGCGTTCTGCGCGAACATCGGGCAGGAGGAAGAACTGGATGGCTTGGAAGCCAAGGCCCTGCGCACGGGTGCCACGCGATGCTTTGTCGATGACCTGCAGGACGAGTTCGCCCGCGATTTTATCTACCCCATGTTCCGCGCCGGCGCGCTTTACGAGGGGCAATATTTTCTCGGGACGAGCATTGCTCGCCCGCTCATCGCCAAGCGCATGGTTGAGATCGCGCGGGAGGAGGGGGCGCAGGCGGTTGCCCACGGCGCCACGGGCAAAGGCAACGACCAAGTGCGTTTCGAGCTGGCTGCTGCGGCGCTTGCTCCGGACTTGGAGGTCATCGCACCGTGGCGCCAGGAGCGGTTCCGCGAGAAATTTCCCGGCCGTGCCGAAATGATCGCCTACGCGGAAGCCCACGGGATTCCTGTCCCGGTGACGGCGAAAAAGCCCTATTCGATGGATCGCAATCTGCTGCACATCAGTTTCGAGAGCGGCATCCTCGAAGACCCGTGGTTCGACGCCGGTGGCGCGGAAAACAAAGATATGTTCCGCTTGAGCGTGTCGCCCGAGGATGCTCCCGACAAAGCAGAGCACGTGGTCCTGCGATTCGAGAAAGGAGATTGCATCGGGCTGGAGGGCGACGGTGTCGCGGGCGCACTGAAGGAACTCGGCCACCAGCCGGACGGCAACCGTTTGAGTCCGCTTGTGGTCATGAAGGTCCTCAACAAGCTCGGCGGCAAGCACGGCATCGGGCGGGTGGACATGGTGGAGAACCGGTTTGTCGGCATGAAGAGCCGCGGTGTTTACGAGACACCCGGCGGCGCGATCCTGCACTTTGCGCACCGTCAGATGGAGTCGCTGACCATGGACCGCGAGGCGATGCACCTGCGCGACTCGCTCATTCCGCAATACAGCACCTTGGTTTACAACGGGTTCTGGTTCGCTCCCGAACGAATGGCTTTGCAGGCGCTGGTGGAAGAAACGCAAAAGAACGTCACCGGCGAGGTGCGGGTGAAGCTTTACAAAGGCAACGTGATCGCCGCGGGACGCCGCAGCGGGCTTAGCCTCTACAATCCCCACATGGCCACGATGGAGGCCGATCCGACGCAGGCATACAATCAGTCGGACGCCACGGGGTTCATCCGCCTCAACGCGCTGCGGCTCAAAGTCGCAGCCGCCGTCGGCAAAGGCGGCCTCAAACAAGCATCAGCAAAAGGATGATCCCGACCGTCGCGCCTATCGCGAGCAGGCAGAAAAGAAGCACGATCCAGAGTCCGTAGTTCACCGCCGCACGCGGCTTCGGAGGTTTTGCCGGTTTTGAGCGCCCGCGTTTTTTTTCGCGGTGCGCAGAGGATTCGGCTTTGGGGCCGGGCCCGGGTCTGGGTCCGGGCCGCGACGAAGTTTTCGCGGCGAAATTTTCGGGGAATTCCCCCAGCGGACGCCACTCGTCCATTCCTTCGTGCCAAAACGTCGTGCTTTCGTCGTAATACGACGCGCGCACCCCTGCGCGGACATCATCCGGCGCCGCAGGACCGTAAACCGTGCCACCCCAGGAAAGGTAGATTTCCGGTTCGCCTGCTTTGCGCTTGGACGCACTTTGGTCTCCCCGGCGCAGCAACGACTCTTGTGGACGCGGCGGCTGGATCGGAACCGCCGGGCCTTCCCGGGAAATGTTTTCGTTGGGGTTCAAAGTGCTTCGCGATCGGGGGCTTCGGCGGACGCCACGAGCCGGCTTATGTCATAGCCCTGCGCAGCAAGCCGCGTGCGTATGCGTGCGAGCGTTGCGGAGTCGAGATTCGGAGTGCGGGCAAGAATCCAGAGGTATTGGCGGTTCGGGTGTCCGACCGCGACCCATCGGTAGTTTTTGTCCAGATCGAGAATCCAATAGTCACCGGCGAACGGACCGAAGAAACGCACTTTCAGCCGGCTGTTGTTGCTGCCCGGCACGGGAGTCGCCGTTCCTGTGACGGAAACCGTTTTTCCGTTGCGGACGCAAGAATTGACGACGCGAATTTTCCCGTCCGGCAAAGCCGTGTAGGTTGCCGTGGAACCTTGGCAACCGCGCTGGAAGACATTGGGGAACGCCTCGATCTCGTGCCATGTGCCGCAGTAGCGGGCGAGGTCAACCGAGCCCACGGTGGTCGGCGGGGGTAGTGTGCTGCATGAGCACAGAAGACCTCCGGCGACAAGAGCCGGAAGAATCCATTTTTTCATGTCCAAAGAATGCCGCTTGGCTGCCCGTTTTCCAGCGCAAAGCACCGTCGTCAATATGCGCGGTTGCGCATGTGCCGCAGATAAAAGATCACGGCAAGGGCAAGTGAGGCGCCCCCTATGAACAACCAGCGCCACGGGAAAGATAACGGCGGGGCGGTCACGACGGAAATCTCCCCTGTGAGCTGAGGTTCCTCTGACGCGCGAGTTCGCTTCAGTCGCCAGAACGTGCGCGTTCCGGGGGCGAGCCCATCGATCACGGCCCGGACTTCAACCAGGTTCGTGTCCGCTGCCCGGACCAGTTCCACGGTCTTTGCGGTCGCATCCGTCTTGACCGTCTCGCTTTGCATTCCCGAGGGCGAATATCGCAGGGCCACCTGCTCGAGTTCGTAGTCGGAGATTTGCGGTTCCGGGTTCGTCGCTGTGTCATAGGGAACAACCAATGCGAGGTGAGCTTTGCGACGCTCGGATTTCGCGCGTGCGCCGCGCAACTGAAGCTCCGGCAACCTGACCGCGTTCGTGAGGCTCGGTTGCGGCGGTGCTTCGGCCGGGATCAACTTCTTCGCAGCCGGATCCAGATGGAAATATTCGCTCGCTTGTTCGCGTGTGCCGCTGCTTTCGCTCACCGCGGTGAGGCGCCACAAGGCCCGGTCGCTCGCATCCTGCGGCGCGATGGCTATTTGCGTCTTGGGCCCGGGCGTTGCTCGGTCCGACGATGCGCCGCCGAGTTTCTCGATGTCGGTGCGATCGTCGCCGAGCGGTGCCAACACACGACGGATTTTTCCCGGGATGCTCCGGAACCATTCGACAAGCTTGGACCAAAACCCGGGATCCGGTGGAGGGGCCGCCTCGTAGCGTTGCCAAGCGTTTCCACGGTAAATCTCTGCGGCGGGGTCTTTCCAACCCGGCTTCTCGACGACCCAACGCAGCATCAGTTGCTGCCCTTCCAAGGCAAGCTGCACGCCTTCCTCTGAGTTCAGTATCCACGGGTGTGCAGTGGGCGGCGCGGGTGTTGGTGTTGGCGATTCAAATGGGGGCACGGAGAAGCGCACCGGCACATTCGTGAGGCTTCCGTTCAACGCGACGACGATGTTCGGCGGCAGCACTTCGTTTGTTGTCGTGAGCCGTGCAGTCAGTTCCACGGGCACAGATCCGCCGGGAGGCACGGTGAAGGTCTCCTGCTTGTCGGCGATGCGCAGCGGGGGTTGCGCCTTGACCCGAAAGTCCGCGGCCGCGCCGCCGGAATTTTTCACCACAAGGCGCGACTTTGCGGTCCTTCCTTCCTTCAAGACCCCGAAGTCCGGCGTTTCCGCGATTTCCAACCGCGGCGGAACGGCTGGAGCCGAAAATTCGAGCGAGGTGCTGTATTCGCCGGCGGTCGAGAGGGTCCGGAACTCCACGGAAAAGTTTTCGAGAGGCCCCTTTTGTTCCGGGCTGATCCTCAGCGTCGCGGTTGCGGTTTGTCCGGGCTCGATTTCTATTCTCTCAATGGCTGAGGTGCTGATGAAAGAGCGGACTGGAATGTCAGCCGGCAGTGCGATTTCCGCCTCCACGGGATACGCCGAGCGGTTGAGGAGATTCACTTCGGCCGAGCGGCTTCCGTCCGCTGAGGGCTTCAGGACATTGTCCACCGCACTGACCTCGATCGGCGCAATAGCCCTGCCGCGCAGTGTCACTTTGATGCCCGGATCGGACGGTGCCGGCTGGAACTGCGAGAGATAGTCGCCGGGCTTGGTCGGAGCGAATGAGATGGCGGCATCGGCCTGCTTTCCTCGCCCGAGTTGGAACGCCGCCGCCGTTTCGAGCCGGAACGGTTCGGGAATCCGCAGCTCGATGCCGAGCCTTCCTCCGCCGACGTTCGCAAGGGGCAATGTCAGGATCGGGCTTTCTCCCATGACAATTTCGCCGAAGTCGAGAACTGCGCGGGCGGCGAGAACCGGAGGCGGATCGACGACGAAAATAGTCACTTTGGCCCGGCTCGCCCCGCCGCCGCTGTTCTTGCGGGAAGTGAAGTAAAACTCATCCGACATCGATTGTTCGTCATCGCCGTGCGTGTAAACCACAGTCGCTTTGTTGAGCTTGCCCTTGAGCGTGCGGATTTCTCCCAGCCGCCCGTGACGCGGCCGCCGTTCGGGGTCGATGCCGAAGGTGACGGGTGACATGGTGCGCGAAAATGCTTCCAGGGGAATCGTGACCCGACCGCCCCGCATGACCTCAACCGTGACGTCTCTGCCCTGGGGTGGCGGGGCCAATTCCGCGTCGGCACGGTGCGTTGCCGCACAGGCAACCAGCGCCGCCACAGCCGCGGAGCGGAAGAATTTCCTCGTGACGCTCATCCTCTGACGTAGCAAATCAAAAGGGTTTGAAAATGGCGAGCGCAACTCTAGTTTCAAAGTCATGGCCTTTCGCGCCGTCGGCATTCTGTGTTTTCTGGCTCTTGCGTGCGCATCGGGCCAGGTGCCGGATACGCCGTCCGCACCCGACGAAAGCGCGGTGTTAGGCGCGGTCCCAGTGCCTCCCAAAGTGGTGCCGCGTGTGCTCGACCTTGCGACCCCGGAAAACACGAAGATCACTGTGTCGCTCGGACGGCAGCGCGCTTGCCTGCTCGTTTGCGGGGAGGTGGCCATCGAAGCGCCCGTGTCGAGCGGACAGCGCCGCGCCCGCACACCGGCGGGCAACTACGAGATCACCGAGAAGGCGACGACGCATCTTTCCGGGCAGCACGGGGATTTTATCGATGCCAAGGGCCGCGTTGTGCGCAACGGCGTGAGCACGCGCACCGATCCCGCGCCCAGCGGCACCGCTTTCCGGCCCGTGGCTTTGCAATACTATATGAAGCTCAACGCGGATGGCCTGGCACTGCACGCGGGGCGTCTGCCTGGTTATCCCGCATCCGACGTCTCCGTGCGTCTGCCCGCGGACATCGCTCCTCTCATTTACCAGCGGGTCAAGGTGGGCACGCCGGTGGTCATCGAAGAGTAGAACCCATCCCAAAATCTGGCACGGTGGCGTTGCGGACAATTTTCGTCCGCGCGGTTTTGGGATAGGTTCAAATGACCCGGGTCTTACATTTCCTCGAGGGATTTTCCCTTGGTTTCGCGGATCAGGAAAACCACGAAGACGCCGGACAGCAGCGCGAAGAACGTGTAGAGGCCGTAGGCGCCACCGAGTCCGAAGCCAGCGAGCAGCATAGGGAAGGTGATCGTGATGGCGAAATTGGACATCCATTGCACAAACCCGCTGAGCGAGAGCGCCGCGCCACGGAATTGGTTGGAGAACATTTCACCCAGCATCACCCACATCACCGGGCCCCAGGAAACCCCGAAGCAGAAAATGTAGGCATTGGCAGCGATCAGGGCGACCGTGCCCTCGCGCGCCGGCAACTGCAATCGTCCCGCCGCATCCAAGCCTGCCGAGGCGAAAATCCATGCGAGGATTCCGAGCATGACCGCCATGCCCGCCGAGCCGAAAACAAGGAGGGGCTTGCGGCCGAGACGGTCAACGAGAGCAATGGCCACCAACGTCGAGCCGATGTTCACCGCCCCGCTGATCACATTGATCATGAGTGCGCGGGCCTCGGAAAATCCCGCGGCCTGCCAGAGCACGGCGCCGTAGTAAAACACAACATTGATGCCCACCAGTTGCTGGAAGGCCGCCAGACCCATTCCGACCCAGACGATGGGGTGGATGCGGCGGGCAGCTTTGTCATAAACGTCGGAGACACGGGGTTTGTGCCCGGCTCTGAGCGTTTTTTTGATTTCCTCCACCATCAAGTCGGGGTCCGCTGTTGTGCCGAGCCGCACAAGGACTTCACGCGCGGCCGTGAGTTTGCCTGCGGCGACCAAATAACGCGGGGATTCGGGGATGAACATCAGGGATCCGAGAAAAATCAACGAAGGCACCGCCTCGGCCCAGAACATCCACTGCCATGCCTCGAAGCCGAACCAAAATTCGCCCGCCGCTCCGCCGGCTGCATGCGCGATCAGGTAATTGCTCAGAAACGACACGAACAGCCCGAGGACTATGGCCAGTTGCTGGAGCGACGCCAGACGCCCACGCAGGGCCGCGGGCGCCACCTCGCTGATGTAAGCGGGGCAAAGAATGCTCGCGGCGCCGACCGCAAACCCTCCCAACAGACGGTAAACGACGAATTCCGCGGAGCTTTGCGAGATCCCCGATCCCCAAGCGCTCACGCCGAACAAGATTGCGGTGATCAGCATCACGATCCGGCGGCCGAGCTTGTCCGCGACCGGGCCCGCCACGAGTGCTCCGGCCGCGCATCCGAGCAACATCGAGGCGACGTTGAATCCCGAACCGACGCTCGAGGATTGGAAGGCGGCTTGCAGCGCGTCGACCGTGCCATTGATGACGCCGCTGTCGAAACCGAAGAGGAAGCCGCCGATGGCCGCTACGCAGGAGATAAGCAGGACTTGCGCGAGGTTTTGCTCCCCTGCGGGGCGGGATGCGTTTGATTGTGTCATAAACGTGCTTTCAGATCCAGGAGCCGTCCGGGACTACCGCATTCTTGGGGATGATGACGATGCCGTCGCGGATGTAGAAATTGTCGCCGTCCATCTCGGAAGGTTTGCCCTCGGGGCTGATCACCACGCGTTCCCCGATGCGCGCGTTTTTGTCCACGATTGTGTCGCGGATGGTCGAATTGCGCCCGATGCCGATGGGCGGGGCACCCGCGGGCGCGACTGATTCGGCCTCGTAGAAATCCGCGCCCATCATCACGACATTCTGCAGGACGCAGTCCGATTCGATGATGCTCCGGATCCCGACCACGCAGCCGTCGAGGGACGAGCCCGTGATGATGCAGCCGTCGGAAACCACGGCGCGGTTGATGGTTGCGCTGTTGATCTTGCTCGCCGGCAGGAAGCGCGGCCTCGAATAAACCGTGGCGCCGGGCCGGTAAAAGCTGAAGGGCGGTTCGATTTCGGCCAGTGCAAGATTGGCCTCGAAAAACGCGCGGATCGTCCCGATGTCCTCCCAGTAGCCCTGGAAAATGTGCGCCTGCACGCGGCAGTCCTTGATCGCCGCGGGAATGACATGCTTGCCGAAATCCTCGAAGTTGTTGGCGAGGCATCGGGCCAGGACGTCGCGGTTGAAAAGGTAGATACCCATCGAGGCCTGATAGCGTTCCGCACCCGCGGGCAGTCCGAGTTCGGCCGACAGGCGCGCCGGGATCCGCAGGCTCTCGAGCAGCGCCGGCTCTTTCGGCTTTTCAACGAAACGCGTGATCCGCCGGTCCTCGTCCGTGTGCATGATGCCGAACCCCTCCGCCTCGCTGCGTTCCACCGGCAAGGTGGCGATGGTCACATCCGCCTGCGCGGCAAGATGCGCCGCCATCAGCTCGCGGAAGTCCATTTGATAAAGCTGGTCGCCGCTGAGGATGAGAAAATAATCCCACGGCTTTTCGAGGAAGTAGGAAAGGTTCTGGCGCACCGCGTCCGCCGTGCCTTGATACCATCCTGCTCCGCCCGTCGTCTGCTGCGCGGCGAGGATCTCGACGAAACTTCCGGCGCTGAAAATGTCGAATTTGTAGGTGCGGCTGATGTGCTGGTGCAGCGACGCGGTGTTGAATTGCGTCAGCACATAGATGTCGCGCACGCCCGCGTTCAGGCAGTTGCTGATCGGGATGTCCACCAAGCGGTATTTCCCGCCGAGAGGCACGGCCGGTTTGGCGCGGTCTTTGGTGAGTGGGAAAAGTCTCTTGCCCGCACCGCCGCCCATGATGATCCCGAGAGTGCGTCCGAGTGCCGAGGCAACTTGGGGAGGGGTCTTGTCGGGCATCGCTTCATTTGGCTCTTCCAAATGCGCGCAAATGTCACGCCCATTTGCACGCATCAGCGTTGTTGCCACTAGTTGGTGGATGGGGCAGCATGATCGGCTTATGTGCGGAATCATTGGTTATGTCGGTCCCGCGGAAGCGGCGCCCATCCTGTTGGACGGGCTCAGGAGGCTGGAATACCGCGGCTACGACTCCGCGGGTCTTGCGCTCGGCAACAACGGCGCGCTCGAGATCCGAAAAGCCGTGGGCCGCATCCAGAATCTCGCCGATCTGGTCGCCCGCGAACCCGTGCACGGCCACCGCGGGATCAGCCACACACGCTGGGCCACGCACGGCGCGGTAACGAAGGAGAATGCGCATCCGCACGCCGACCAGAGCGGCAACATCGTGCTCGTCCACAACGGCGTGATCGAAAATTACCAGACGCTGCGCGAAGAACTCGAGCGCGAGGGCCACACCTTCAAATCACAGACGGACACCGAAGTCCTCGCCCATCTGATCGGCAAACACGCCGCCGAGTTGGGCGACGCCTCCGCCGAGAACCTCGTCGAGGCGGTGCGCCGTGCGCTGCGTGAAGTCCAAGGCACCTACGGCATCGCCGTCATGCACAAGGAAGTTCCCGACCTTCTCCTTGGCGCGCGTCGCGGAAGCCCGCTGGTGCTCGGGGTCGGACGCGGGGAAAACTTCCTCGCGAGCGATCCCTTGGCGTTGGTCAACCACACGCGTGACGTCGTCTATCTCAAGGATTTCGAGATCGTCATGCTGCGACCCGACACCTTCCAGATCCAGTCGCTGGCGGGGGACGGACGCGACTACGAGATCAGCACGGTCGAGTTCGACGCGGAGGAAGTTTCCAAGGGCGAATACCCGCACTTCATGCTCAAGGAAATCTACGAGCAGGCTTCGACGGTGCGCGATGCCATGCGCGGCCGTTTGTCGGCGGAGGAAGCCACGGCCAAGCTCGGCGGCCTCAACATGTCCCCGGCGCAGTTGCGCGAAGTCGAACGCATCGTCCTCATCGGGTGTGGCACCGCCTACCATGCGGCACTCACGGGGGAATACCTCATGGAAACCCTCGCCTGCCTGCCGACCGAGGTCGAGGTGGCCAGCGAGTTCCGCTACCGGAACACGCCGATGGACAAATTCACGCTCACGTTTGTCATAAGCCAGAGCGGCGAGACGGCCGACACATTGGCGGCCTTGCGCGAGAGCCAGCGCAAAGGGCACCGCACGCTGGGGATCTGCAACAACGTGGCCAGCACCATCGCCCGCGAAAGCGACGGCGGCGTTTACATGCACGCCGGCCCCGAGATCGGCGTGGCCGCGACCAAATCTTTCACCTCGCAAGTCACCATTCTCACGCTTCTTTCGCTTCTCATGGGCCGCATCCGCCATCTCTCGACCTCGGACGGCATGCGCATCATCGGGGAGTTGGAGAAGTTGCCCGAAAAAGTGGAACGCGTCCTCAAGATGAACCCGCATCTGCCCGAAGTTGCGCAGAAATACGCCAACTCCCACGGCATGTTGTTCATGGGCCGCCAGTTCCAATATCCGGTGGCGCTCGAGGCCGCGCTCAAGCTCAAGGAAATCAGCTACATGTTCTGCTCGGGCTACCCCAGCGCCGAGTTGAAGCACGGCGTCATCGCCCTGGTCAACCCCGACACGCCTTCGGTCTTCATTGCTCCGGACGATGCGCTCTTCGAGAAAAACGCCAGCAACATCCAGGAAGTGCGCGCGCGCAAGGGACCGGTCATCGGTGTGGGCACCGAAGGCCACGCCGCGTTGGAAAAAATCACCGATGATGTCCTCTGGGTTCCCGACGCGCCCGAGTGGCTCATGCCCGTGCTCACGGTCATTCCGCTGCAGTTGCTCTCTTACCAAATCGCCGTTCAGCGCGGTTGCGATGTGGATAAACCGCGCAACCTCGCCAAGAGCGTGACCGTGGAATAAAAGCGCTTCGCGCTACGGTTTGCTAGAACCTATCCCAAAACCTGGCGCAGAGGCATCGCTCCCTGCTCGCGCCTTGCCATC includes:
- a CDS encoding Rrf2 family transcriptional regulator codes for the protein MKVSKRGEYALRALIDLGMAAELGRPLLRAQEIVARENLPKGFLDQILMQLRKAGFIGTKRGKHGGYFLAKPMDSISFGQVIRLIDGPLAPIRCVSQSKYEKCSCPDENTCGLRMVMLDVRNAIAGILDRHTLADAVRCSLDKMRTCGTKLPYAEN
- a CDS encoding argininosuccinate synthase, with product MKIVCAYSGGLDTSVLLQWLKETYSAEVIAFCANIGQEEELDGLEAKALRTGATRCFVDDLQDEFARDFIYPMFRAGALYEGQYFLGTSIARPLIAKRMVEIAREEGAQAVAHGATGKGNDQVRFELAAAALAPDLEVIAPWRQERFREKFPGRAEMIAYAEAHGIPVPVTAKKPYSMDRNLLHISFESGILEDPWFDAGGAENKDMFRLSVSPEDAPDKAEHVVLRFEKGDCIGLEGDGVAGALKELGHQPDGNRLSPLVVMKVLNKLGGKHGIGRVDMVENRFVGMKSRGVYETPGGAILHFAHRQMESLTMDREAMHLRDSLIPQYSTLVYNGFWFAPERMALQALVEETQKNVTGEVRVKLYKGNVIAAGRRSGLSLYNPHMATMEADPTQAYNQSDATGFIRLNALRLKVAAAVGKGGLKQASAKG
- a CDS encoding DUF4339 domain-containing protein — translated: MNPNENISREGPAVPIQPPRPQESLLRRGDQSASKRKAGEPEIYLSWGGTVYGPAAPDDVRAGVRASYYDESTTFWHEGMDEWRPLGEFPENFAAKTSSRPGPRPGPGPKAESSAHREKKRGRSKPAKPPKPRAAVNYGLWIVLLFCLLAIGATVGIILLLMLV
- a CDS encoding lipocalin family protein, translated to MKKWILPALVAGGLLCSCSTLPPPTTVGSVDLARYCGTWHEIEAFPNVFQRGCQGSTATYTALPDGKIRVVNSCVRNGKTVSVTGTATPVPGSNNSRLKVRFFGPFAGDYWILDLDKNYRWVAVGHPNRQYLWILARTPNLDSATLARIRTRLAAQGYDISRLVASAEAPDREAL
- a CDS encoding sugar porter family MFS transporter, producing the protein MTQSNASRPAGEQNLAQVLLISCVAAIGGFLFGFDSGVINGTVDALQAAFQSSSVGSGFNVASMLLGCAAGALVAGPVADKLGRRIVMLITAILFGVSAWGSGISQSSAEFVVYRLLGGFAVGAASILCPAYISEVAPAALRGRLASLQQLAIVLGLFVSFLSNYLIAHAAGGAAGEFWFGFEAWQWMFWAEAVPSLIFLGSLMFIPESPRYLVAAGKLTAAREVLVRLGTTADPDLMVEEIKKTLRAGHKPRVSDVYDKAARRIHPIVWVGMGLAAFQQLVGINVVFYYGAVLWQAAGFSEARALMINVISGAVNIGSTLVAIALVDRLGRKPLLVFGSAGMAVMLGILAWIFASAGLDAAGRLQLPAREGTVALIAANAYIFCFGVSWGPVMWVMLGEMFSNQFRGAALSLSGFVQWMSNFAITITFPMLLAGFGLGGAYGLYTFFALLSGVFVVFLIRETKGKSLEEM
- a CDS encoding glucose-1-phosphate adenylyltransferase, with the translated sequence MPDKTPPQVASALGRTLGIIMGGGAGKRLFPLTKDRAKPAVPLGGKYRLVDIPISNCLNAGVRDIYVLTQFNTASLHQHISRTYKFDIFSAGSFVEILAAQQTTGGAGWYQGTADAVRQNLSYFLEKPWDYFLILSGDQLYQMDFRELMAAHLAAQADVTIATLPVERSEAEGFGIMHTDEDRRITRFVEKPKEPALLESLRIPARLSAELGLPAGAERYQASMGIYLFNRDVLARCLANNFEDFGKHVIPAAIKDCRVQAHIFQGYWEDIGTIRAFFEANLALAEIEPPFSFYRPGATVYSRPRFLPASKINSATINRAVVSDGCIITGSSLDGCVVGIRSIIESDCVLQNVVMMGADFYEAESVAPAGAPPIGIGRNSTIRDTIVDKNARIGERVVISPEGKPSEMDGDNFYIRDGIVIIPKNAVVPDGSWI
- the glmS gene encoding glutamine--fructose-6-phosphate transaminase (isomerizing): MCGIIGYVGPAEAAPILLDGLRRLEYRGYDSAGLALGNNGALEIRKAVGRIQNLADLVAREPVHGHRGISHTRWATHGAVTKENAHPHADQSGNIVLVHNGVIENYQTLREELEREGHTFKSQTDTEVLAHLIGKHAAELGDASAENLVEAVRRALREVQGTYGIAVMHKEVPDLLLGARRGSPLVLGVGRGENFLASDPLALVNHTRDVVYLKDFEIVMLRPDTFQIQSLAGDGRDYEISTVEFDAEEVSKGEYPHFMLKEIYEQASTVRDAMRGRLSAEEATAKLGGLNMSPAQLREVERIVLIGCGTAYHAALTGEYLMETLACLPTEVEVASEFRYRNTPMDKFTLTFVISQSGETADTLAALRESQRKGHRTLGICNNVASTIARESDGGVYMHAGPEIGVAATKSFTSQVTILTLLSLLMGRIRHLSTSDGMRIIGELEKLPEKVERVLKMNPHLPEVAQKYANSHGMLFMGRQFQYPVALEAALKLKEISYMFCSGYPSAELKHGVIALVNPDTPSVFIAPDDALFEKNASNIQEVRARKGPVIGVGTEGHAALEKITDDVLWVPDAPEWLMPVLTVIPLQLLSYQIAVQRGCDVDKPRNLAKSVTVE